In one window of Bos taurus isolate L1 Dominette 01449 registration number 42190680 breed Hereford chromosome 15, ARS-UCD2.0, whole genome shotgun sequence DNA:
- the RPS3 gene encoding small ribosomal subunit protein uS3 gives MAVQISKKRKFVADGIFKAELNEFLTRELAEDGYSGVEVRVTPTRTEIIILATRTQNVLGEKGRRIRELTAVVQKRFGFPEGSVELYAEKVATRGLCAIAQAESLRYKLLGGLAVRRACYGVLRFIMESGAKGCEVVVSGKLRGQRAKSMKFVDGLMIHSGDPVNYYVDTAVRHVLLRQGVLGIKVKIMLPWDPTGKIGPKKPLPDHVSIVEPKDEILPTTPISEQKGGKPEPPAMPQPVPTA, from the exons ATGGCCGTGCAAATTTCCAAAAAGAGGAAG TTTGTCGCTGATGGCATCTTCAAAGCTGAACTGAACGAGTTTCTCACTCGGGAGCTGGCTGAAGATGGGTACTCTGGAGTTGAGGTCCGAGTTACACCAACCAGGACAGAAATCATTATCTTGGCCACCAg GACACAGAATGTACTTGGTGAGAAGGGCCGGCGGATCCGGGAATTGACTGCTGTGGTTCAGAAGAGATTTGGCTTCCCTGAAGGCAGTGTAGAG CTTTATGCTGAAAAGGTAGCCACAAGAGGACTGTGTGCCATTGCCCAGGCAGAGTCTCTGCGTTACAAACTCCTAGGAGGCCTTGCTGTGCGGAG GGCCTGCtatggtgtgctgcggttcatcaTGGAGAGTGGGGCCAAAGGCTGCGAGGTCGTGGTGTCTGGGAAACTTCGAGGACAGAGGGCTAAATCCATGAAGTTTGTGGATGGCCTCATGATCCACAGTGGGGACCCTGTTAACTACTATGTGGACACCGCCGTGCGCCATGTGCTGCTCAGACAGG GTGTGCTGGGCATCAAGGTAAAGATCATGCTGCCTTGGGACCCGACTGGTAAGATTGGCCCTAAGAAGCCTCTGCCTGATCACGTGAGCATTGTGGAACCCAAAGATGAAATACTGCCCACCACCCCCATCTCTGAACAGAAGGGTGGGAAGCCAGAGCCGCCTGCCATGCCCCAGCCGGTACCCACAGCATAA